From a region of the Dickeya poaceiphila genome:
- the xerC gene encoding site-specific tyrosine recombinase XerC, whose product MANRKPRADALLTVDEVYRKPIGPASDPKSLYALLLRFVAWRRERNWSETTLKTQTHHQYRFILWAAERGLHYGRDITLPILEHYQRHLYQYRKPNGEPLSTRTQRSQLGPLVVWFGWMTRHHLLLADPASGLVLPRLEKRLPRHILSVADVEQVLALPDLTTLQGIRDRALMELLWSTGIRRGEVAVLEVYSVDASRHIVTIVQGKGKKDRVIPVGKRALGWIARYVCEVRPQLLVNPHCPALFVALDGVEGLTPNGITNLVSHYIKASGIAKWGSCHLFRHAMATQMLENGADLRWIQAMLGHASVESTQIYTQVSIRALQAVHASTHPAEQPDSDETGLPADLMAAEQPDTPEPDDTPVLPDSPQS is encoded by the coding sequence ATGGCCAACCGTAAACCCCGTGCCGATGCGCTGCTGACGGTGGATGAGGTCTACAGAAAACCCATCGGCCCGGCCAGTGACCCGAAAAGCCTGTATGCGCTGCTGCTGCGGTTCGTGGCGTGGCGTCGGGAGCGGAACTGGTCGGAGACCACGCTGAAGACGCAAACCCATCATCAGTACCGGTTCATCCTGTGGGCGGCGGAGCGCGGGCTGCACTATGGCCGGGACATCACCTTACCGATACTGGAGCACTATCAGCGTCACCTGTACCAGTACCGCAAACCGAACGGGGAGCCACTGAGCACCCGGACGCAGCGCAGCCAGCTGGGGCCACTGGTGGTGTGGTTCGGCTGGATGACCCGCCATCATCTGCTGCTGGCCGACCCGGCGTCGGGTCTGGTGTTGCCGCGTCTGGAAAAGCGGCTGCCGCGTCATATCCTGAGCGTGGCGGATGTGGAGCAGGTGCTGGCGTTGCCGGACCTGACCACGCTTCAGGGCATCCGTGACCGGGCGCTGATGGAGCTGCTGTGGTCAACCGGGATACGGCGGGGTGAAGTGGCGGTGCTGGAGGTGTACAGCGTGGACGCGAGCCGCCATATCGTGACCATCGTGCAGGGCAAGGGAAAGAAGGACCGGGTTATCCCGGTCGGCAAACGGGCGTTAGGGTGGATAGCGCGCTATGTGTGTGAGGTGAGGCCGCAACTGCTGGTGAATCCGCACTGCCCGGCGCTGTTCGTGGCACTGGACGGCGTGGAAGGACTGACGCCGAACGGCATCACCAATCTGGTCAGCCATTACATCAAAGCATCGGGGATAGCGAAATGGGGAAGCTGCCACCTGTTCCGTCACGCGATGGCGACACAGATGCTGGAGAACGGGGCGGACCTGCGGTGGATACAGGCGATGCTGGGCCACGCGAGCGTGGAGAGCACGCAAATCTACACGCAGGTGAGCATCCGGGCGTTGCAGGCGGTCCATGCGAGTACCCATCCGGCGGAGCAGCCGGACAGTGATGAAACCGGGCTGCCGGCTGACCTGATGGCGGCAGAGCAGCCGGACACCCCGGAGCCGGACGACACACCTGTGTTGCCGGACAGCCCGCAAAGTTAG